The Methanohalophilus portucalensis genome window below encodes:
- a CDS encoding PAS domain-containing sensor histidine kinase: MKKSSPIKKDVNAVLTTTLLYVVFASLWIIFSDMVLGWFVSDIRLYSLLQTYKGWFFVLVTALLFLFYVMPHINEINNSYEQALKAKEDYRSIFDTAANLITSVDADGIIVDCNNQVQNFMGYKREEIIGYPMAKIIHPDYLDKASQSLQEILETGYSYDKEYKMVRKDGTLIDVIINSSGMNKTNGNYERTICIINDITERKTNEKRIEYLTSVLKSIRNVNQLIVTENDKLKLVQGICNSLTESHSFYSAWICLMDHNQNPIMFEDCGEDSKFSILSSKMKNGEIPDYIRTVLETNELLFVDDLSGQDSDNTPAKQNTKSVHLLSKLEYKDNVYGVIAATISREFAQDSEIIGLFEEVKGDISFALYKLELENIRQEIEKQLLESKAAAEEANRTKSEFLANMSHELRTPLNSIIGFSTILKDRKHGDLNENQTRYISNVLKSGKHLLDLINDILDISKIEAGRMGYEPENVNLSETVGEVVTLMQPMANKKHIELTSNIEPEDIVIFADKIKFKEIMYNLLSNAIKFTPQKGKVAITSQLVSDNIEISISDNGIGIPDEKYQSIFDPFKQLDSSSTRKYGGTGLGLAIVKRYVKMHGGSIRVESEPGKGSTFTLAIPVP; encoded by the coding sequence ATGAAAAAATCATCACCGATTAAAAAGGATGTAAATGCAGTTCTGACAACCACATTATTGTATGTTGTCTTTGCGAGCCTTTGGATCATTTTTTCAGATATGGTACTGGGCTGGTTTGTTTCTGATATAAGGTTATATAGCCTGCTGCAAACCTATAAAGGCTGGTTCTTTGTTCTTGTAACTGCCCTTTTGTTTCTATTTTACGTAATGCCTCACATCAATGAGATCAACAACTCCTACGAACAGGCTTTGAAAGCCAAAGAGGACTACAGGTCCATCTTTGATACCGCTGCAAACCTGATTACCTCTGTAGATGCGGATGGCATAATTGTTGACTGCAACAATCAGGTCCAAAATTTTATGGGCTACAAAAGAGAGGAAATCATAGGCTACCCAATGGCAAAGATCATTCATCCTGATTATCTGGACAAAGCCTCCCAATCCCTTCAGGAAATCCTTGAAACCGGCTATTCCTATGATAAAGAATACAAGATGGTCAGAAAGGATGGCACTCTTATTGATGTCATCATAAATTCCTCTGGTATGAATAAAACCAATGGAAATTATGAAAGAACTATATGTATCATCAATGATATCACCGAGCGTAAAACGAATGAAAAAAGGATTGAGTACCTGACTTCGGTGTTAAAATCCATACGCAATGTAAACCAGCTTATCGTAACAGAAAACGACAAATTGAAACTTGTACAGGGTATCTGTAATAGTCTCACAGAATCCCATAGTTTTTACAGTGCATGGATCTGCCTGATGGATCACAATCAAAATCCAATCATGTTTGAGGATTGTGGCGAGGATAGTAAATTTTCAATCCTTTCATCAAAAATGAAAAATGGGGAAATACCTGATTACATCAGGACAGTTTTAGAAACAAACGAGCTGCTTTTTGTAGACGACCTATCAGGGCAAGATTCGGACAATACTCCGGCAAAGCAAAATACAAAATCAGTACACCTGCTTTCTAAACTTGAATATAAGGATAATGTCTATGGTGTGATTGCAGCCACCATTTCCCGGGAGTTTGCACAGGATAGTGAAATAATCGGTTTGTTTGAAGAAGTAAAAGGTGACATTTCTTTTGCCCTCTACAAACTGGAACTGGAAAATATCCGCCAGGAAATAGAAAAACAGCTTCTCGAAAGTAAGGCAGCAGCTGAGGAAGCAAACCGTACCAAATCCGAATTCCTCGCTAATATGAGCCATGAATTGAGAACGCCCTTAAATTCAATCATTGGTTTTTCCACTATCCTGAAAGATAGGAAACACGGAGATTTGAATGAAAACCAGACCAGATACATATCCAATGTTCTCAAGAGTGGGAAACACCTGCTGGATTTGATCAATGACATTCTTGACATTTCCAAAATAGAAGCGGGTAGAATGGGATATGAACCCGAAAATGTGAACCTTTCAGAAACAGTTGGTGAAGTAGTAACGTTGATGCAACCGATGGCCAACAAAAAGCATATTGAACTTACATCCAACATCGAACCTGAAGACATAGTAATATTTGCTGATAAGATAAAATTCAAAGAAATTATGTATAATCTACTCAGCAATGCAATTAAATTCACACCTCAAAAAGGTAAAGTTGCAATTACATCTCAACTTGTCAGTGATAATATTGAAATATCTATCTCAGATAATGGTATAGGTATTCCTGATGAAAAATACCAAAGCATATTTGACCCCTTTAAACAGCTTGATTCGTCTTCCACCCGTAAATATGGTGGCACCGGTCTGGGGCTTGCCATTGTAAAAAGATATGTGAAAATGCATGGTGGAAGTATACGGGTGGAAAGTGAGCCTGGTAAGGGTAGTACTTTTACGTTGGCGATACCTGTACCATAA